AGTTTTACGATCGTTGCTATTGCGATTTGGTTCATTTGGTTTGCAAAGACCACTGGCTATCCTGCACCGATCGCTGCTAATGTGGCGCGCTTCATTCCTGGCTTTGAGGCTCAGTTTAGTGGGCTAACACTTGTGATTGCCCTCATCATTACAGGACTTTGGTTATGGGTAGTGCAATGGCGTACCTCACGCGCGCCAAAGGTTATTTGGCGCTGCTTGGTTATCTCAGCAGCTGGCACAACCCTGATGTGGGTTCTTTTGATGACCTTATGGCTTCCTACGATTAACTATGCCAAGACCTATCGTTTTGTGGCTGAGCGTTTGGTCAAGGCGGTACCGGCAGATGCTAAGTGCATTGATACCAGTTATTTAGGCCTAGCCCAGCTGGCATCCTTTAGTTACTTCACAAAACTAGCCTTGGCCGACAACCCCAATTGCCCCTATATGCTGACTCATAATGCCAGCACCGCCTCTGCGTTCTCGGCCCTCAACGATAAGAAACTCAAGCTATTGTGGGAGGATCGTCGGGCATCTGACCGCACGGAGCGTTTGCGTTTATATCAGGTCTTGTCTGAGTAACTGATCACGATGTCCTTTTATCGAATCTCGCGATTGCGAGAAGATATTCCTGAGCTTCTCAAATTAGCCGGTCCTCTTTTGGTAGGCCAACTAGCCGTCATTACATTTGGGGTCTTAGATACGGCAATGACCGCACGCTATTCCTCAGAAGATCTTGCGGCATTAGCGATGGCAAGTGCAATCTTTATTAGTGTTTATGTAGGTTTGACCGGTGTAATTGCCGCCCTCACCCCCATTGCGGGTCAACTCTTTGGGGCAAAGCATTATGCGGAGATTGGTGAAGAGGTTCGTCAGGCTGGCTGGCTGGCGGTCGGCTTGACGATCGTTGGCACCCTGATTCTTTTGAACGCTGACCACTTGCTAGCGATCTCACAGGTCAATCTTGATTTAGAGAACAAAGCCCGCTTATATCTTCAGATCCTTGCCTTAGGCCTACCTGCCAGCATGGGCATGCGGGTTTTAATGTCTTTTCATAATGCCGTTTCCAGACCAGGCATTATTACCATCCTTCAGTTGATTGGTTTAGCCGCTAAGTTTCCGCTTAATGCGCTCTTCATCTACGGCGGCTTTGGCATTGATGCAATGGGAGGCCCCGGTTGTGCCGTTGCCACCGTCATCATTAATTGGTTGTGGTTTTTCTCAATCTTGATCATTGTGCTGTGGGGTCAGTTTTATAAGCCCTTTAATATTTTTGAGCGCTTTAGCTGGCCTAAATGGCATCGTATCTGGACACTATTACGCTTAGGCGCACCCATTGGTTTAAGTTATTTCATTGAGGTCACCTCGTATACCTTTATGTCCCTATTTATTGCTCGTCTGGGAACTACTACCCTTGCAGGGCATCAGATCGTGGCTAATTTAGGTACGGTAATCTATATGGTGCCACTCTCATTAGCAATTGCGACCATGACTCTTGTTTCCCAATCGATTGGGGCAGGCAAACAACATCGCGCAGAAGAAATTGGTTGGTCGTCCGTTCTATTCACTGGCGGCTTATGTATTGTGATTGGTCTATTAGTTTGGGTGCTGCGATTTCAGTTGCTTGATCTGTACGACCCAACTCCCGATGTCAAACTATTAGCAGCGCCTCTATTCTTATTTATTTGCTTTTATCAATTGGTAGACTCAGTACAAGTTGTAGCTGCATTTATTCTGCGGGCCTATCGCATCTCTTTCTTGCCAATGATTGTGTATGCCGGCTCTCTCTGGTGTATCGGTCTAGGCGGCGGCTATCTCTTGGGCTTTAATGTGTTTGGTAATACGCCAACACTATTACAAGGAGTCAATGGATTTTGGATTGCAAATAGTTTGAGTCTAGCTGTAGCTGCTGCCCTATTACTCTGGATTTTTAGAAGAACGGCAGCCCACTATGAAAGAACTAAGCCGCCGGTCACGGTCTAGTTCTTCTTATCTTGAATGAGTAACATGCCAAGCTCTTTATAGAGCTTCATTGCTTTCTCAGTGGGTATTAATTTTTTTACCCTAGCATCTTTGGCACACGGCCTGTTCTCAATCAATTTTTTCTCGATCAGGGCCTTCAAAGAAGCATGCGAAGTTGCAGGTGAGGCAATCGATTTCATCTGAATCACATCAGACACTGTTAATTTATGACCCTCATAATGGGCGCTAGCTATCATGCGAAGAATGATGCACTCACGATGACTTACCTTGTACTTAAGATGAATCTTGTCACGACTTTCAGCAAAACTAAAGTAATTAGACAGTAGGTCCATAGCAGTCCCGTTAATAGTAATTATGGGGAAATATAAGTTGGATTACCAAAAATAATAAATCAAATTTTACACCTGATTAGCCCTTGGGTGTATGAACGATCCTTTTCTTACCAAATCCCCCCCCTCTTCAATTATTAGCAAAGACCTAAGCATTGCAGGCTATTTATTTGTGTATCCATGGAAAATAATATAATTTTCATAAACTTATACAAATTAAATAGAAATGTGGATTTATGCTGGAGCGATTTTTTAAGAAAACTAGTCCATTTGTCATTAAATCTATTGACTCAACCAAAAAAGTAGCCGTAGTTGAGGATAAAGAATTAGGCCTCGTTATTGAAGTGCCCTATGGTCCTAGCATATTGAAAAAGGCTGAAATCATCAGCGAATATGAAATCCAGTTTCTCTACGAAGATGGAAGCTCAAGAATCTCTAAAATCCTAATGTAGTGTTGCAGTAAGACCACTCACTTAATCGGCTTGAACTCATTAACCGGTTTAAAACCAGGAACCTGATTACCTTTAGCGTACATACATTGCTGATAAGCAGTGTTGTATTGAGTTTGCGCTTGGGTCTCCTTATTGGATGCACCCATTGCTCCAACAGCAGCGCCTCCTACCATTCCAATCGCCGCTCCTGTGCCAACGTTCGGACCACTTCCGCCTTGATACATCGCCCCCGCTGCTGCGCCAATGGCTGCCCCAGTTGCTGCACTAATGGCTCCAGCCTTGAGAGCAGCTGCATTGCCATCTTGAACAGAATTTTGAGCAAACTCTCGACACTCTTGATCTTCTTTTTTAAATACTTCAAAGGGCTTTCCTTCTCTAGGCATAACAGTGATGGTCGGCCCTGTTGGGGCAGAGACGCAAGCGGTCAGAACCAGATTGGATAAGGTAACGCCGACTAAAAGAATGGAGTGTAGTTTCACGAGCAACCTAAATTAGTGATTAGTAGATGGATGATAAGGGTTTGTAGACTGAGGCGGTGTTGCTGGTACGACCTTCCATGCTTCATTGCACGAACTTGCAATCGGGTAGTACTGCTGCTGTGGTTCGCAGTAATACCAGACGGGCGGTTGTGACTGTGAGATCAAGGGAAGCACTGCGGGTGCTACGTAATAGGGTGCGGGGTAATAAACAGGTGGCGGCGAATAATAAGCTCGGTAGTAAGGATTGTAGTGACGTCCATAAAAGGGTCGAGGGTAATAAGGCCCCACATATGGCCTGCCGTAATAGCCAACCCCAGTTCCTACTGAAATATTCCATGAATACTGCGGTGCTGCTTGTGCCAATGAACTGGCTGTGATGATGAGCAAAAAAGGCAGATACCTGATTAATCTCATCTTTATCTCCTATTTGGGTGATAGCAAGGTCTTATACATACTATTAACGCCCGCTATCCCATGTTGGCTGACATGATTACCTTTATTTTATTCCGCCCTTGCACCAGACTGCTGAACAATCTTGCGCCATTTAGAGGCTTCTTGCTGAATATAGCGACTGAGCTCTTCAGGGCTGCCTGGGTTAGGATCTAACCCCCCGTTTGAGAGACGAGACCGAATCTCTGGTTTTGATAAGGTCTGAACGGTTAATTGATTGAGGCGAGCTTGTATCTCTTTAGGCAATTTAGCTGGGGCCATCAAGGAGAACCACGATACCGCCTCAAACCCTCTTAATCCCTGCTCTGCCAAAGTCGGAATATCTGGGGCTGATGGCGAGCGCTTGAGGGTTGTTACACCTAAGGCGATGACTTCATTGGCTCTAATTAATGGTTGTGCTGATGCCAAGTTATCAAAGAGCATGGAGATGCGTCCGCTTACAAGATCGGGGAGAGATTGTGCTCTGCCTTTGTATGGAATATGACGGATCTGAACACCTGCCAGATCTTTAAAGAGTTCCCCGGACATATGGATTGAAGTTCCCGTACCAGAGGAGCCAAAGGTTAGCTCATTGGGTTTTGACTTGGCCAGAGTAATAAGCTCTTTGAGCGATTGAACACCTAGCTGTTTGTTAACAATCAGCACATTGGGGGTGCTTGCTAGAAAACTAATGGGCGTGAAATCCGCAATCGGGTCATAGGGTAACTTCTCGTAAAGAGCGCCATTAATCGCATGAATACCTACGGTTCCAATCAATAAGGTATAGCCATCTGGATTACTTTTAGCAACTAGATCTGCGCCAATATTGCCGCCATGACCAGGGCGGTTATCAACCAGAATGGGAACACCTAAGGTCTTTTGCCAATCCTCCGCCAAGACTCGCGCCAAGGTATCAGGCGCACCACCCGGGGTAAAGCTCACCACAATCCGGATGGTCTCTCTAGGCCATGATGAATTAGTCTGAGCATGAACAGCAAAACTACCAAGTAGTATGCTGAGCCCTATGAGAGCTCTTTGTATTAAACCGCTTCGATTTCGACTTAAATCACTAGGCATTGCAAACAATTAAAGGAGGGGCACATTGTTGCAAATGATAAGCAAATTCTCATGGGGTGAATTTTACAAGAGCAATGTGTATTAACCAAAAGGGTTTTATGTTTAGAATGCTGTGATGAATTCTTCTACAGAAAGCACTAAACGCCCCCTTCCTCTGGCTGGTGTCAAAGTTCTTGATGTGAGTCAAGTGATGGCCGGTCCCTACTCCTGCATGTTACTGGCGGATATGGGTGCCGATGTTATTAAGATAGAGCCTCCGGGTGGAGGCGATCAAACACGCGGTGCGATGGGATTCAAGATGAAGGGTCCCGATAGCATGGGATTTCTCAATATGAATCGTAATAAACGAAGCATTGCGATCAATCTCAAGTCGGAAGCAGGCAAATCCGTTCTGTTTAAGCTGGTTAAAGAAGCCGATATCTTGGTCGAGAACTATCGTCCTGGTGTCATGAAACGCTTAGGCGTTGGCTATGAGGTCATGAGCAAGATTAATCCTGCGCTCGTTTATGTCAGCATCTCGGGCTTTGGTCAGAGCGGTCCTTGGGCTGAGCGCCCAGGTTTTGATTTAATGGCTCAGGCGATGTCAGGGATCATGAGTGTCACCGGGCATGGTGATGGTAAACCCGTGAAAGCGGGAGTACCGGTTGCTGATATTGGTTGTGCCCTCTTTGCAACGTATGCCGCTCTCTCCGCATATATTGGGGCGAAGAATACCGGTCAAGGACAATACATCGATGCCTCTTTATTTGATTCTGCTTTGGCCTTCTCCATCTGGGATACCTCCGAATACTGGGGCACCGGTCAACCACCAGTTGCACTAGGCACCGCTAATCGCATGACCGCGCCGTATCAGGCGGTTAAAGCCAAGGATGGTTATTTTGTGATGGGTGCAACCAATAACAAACTCTGGCAGAAACTCTGTGAGATTTTGCAACGGCCTGACCTGATCCAAGATCCCCAATACCAAACCATTGCGGGTCGCCTAGGTCAGCGCGAGCAATTAATTCATGAGCTTGAGAGCTCTTTTGCCTTAAAGACTGCGGATGAGTGGATTGATTTACTCTTGGCGCAAGGCATACCAGCGGGTCCTATCCTAGATTATCCGCAAGCATTTGACAGCGAGCATGGTAAGCATCGCCAAATGCGTATCGAGATCGATCACCCGCTTGAGGGTAAGGTCCCCAACATTGGTTTTGCGGTCAAGATGCAAGGTACTCCGCAAGAAGTTCGGCGTCATCCTCCTCTTCTGGGTGAGCATACCCAAGAGGTCCTAATGCAAGCAGGATTTACAGATGATGAGATTAAATTATTAGAACAACAAGGAGCCTTTGCCGCATGAATGCCAATGCTCGCGTCTATGTGGAGATCAAAGGGAAGTTTGCGCATCTCTTTTTTGATCAGCCCGCTGCACGCAATGCAATGACCCAAGAGATGTATGAGCAATTGCGCAGTATTTGTCTGGAGCTTAATCAGAACTCTCAAGTACGTGCAGTTATTTTGCGAGGTATTGGCGGTAAATCCTTTGTTTCTGGAAGTGATATTGCGCAGTTCACTGCTTTTAAGGATGGTGAGGATGGAGTTCGGTATGAGAAACTCATTGATCACTACCTAGGCCCTCTCCAGCAATTATGCATGCCCTCCATTGCGGTCATTGATGGTTTAGCTGTCGGTGGCGGCTTAGCAATTGCATCTCTGTGCGACTTCCGAATTGCAACGCCTACCGCTAAGTTCGGAGTTCCCATCGCCCGTACTCTTGGTAACACTTTATCGCCGAGTAATATTGCTTGGTTAGTGGCCCACCTTGGTGTTGCTATTGTTAAACGGATGTTGCTCCTAGCAGAGTTAATCCCCGCATCCGAGCTACATACCCAAGGCTTCGTCTACAAAATTGGTGAGCAAGAACAACTTGAGCAAATGGCACTTGACTTAGCAGAACAGCTCTCAGCCTTGGCTCCCGTGACTCAGAAGGCATCGAAGCAGATCATGGCACGGGTAATCCATCACTCTTTACCTGATTGCAGTGATTTAATCCGTGAGGTGTATGGCAGCTCTGACTTTAAAGATGGAGTGCGTTCGTTTTTAGCAGGTGAGCCTGCGCAGTGGAAAGGAAAGTAATGCCAGATATCGTTCGCAATGTCTTTGGACAACCTCTGGTTCCCTGCTCGTTTGATCCTCTAACAGGATT
This genomic interval from Polynucleobacter sp. UK-FUSCHL-C3 contains the following:
- a CDS encoding MATE family efflux transporter yields the protein MSFYRISRLREDIPELLKLAGPLLVGQLAVITFGVLDTAMTARYSSEDLAALAMASAIFISVYVGLTGVIAALTPIAGQLFGAKHYAEIGEEVRQAGWLAVGLTIVGTLILLNADHLLAISQVNLDLENKARLYLQILALGLPASMGMRVLMSFHNAVSRPGIITILQLIGLAAKFPLNALFIYGGFGIDAMGGPGCAVATVIINWLWFFSILIIVLWGQFYKPFNIFERFSWPKWHRIWTLLRLGAPIGLSYFIEVTSYTFMSLFIARLGTTTLAGHQIVANLGTVIYMVPLSLAIATMTLVSQSIGAGKQHRAEEIGWSSVLFTGGLCIVIGLLVWVLRFQLLDLYDPTPDVKLLAAPLFLFICFYQLVDSVQVVAAFILRAYRISFLPMIVYAGSLWCIGLGGGYLLGFNVFGNTPTLLQGVNGFWIANSLSLAVAAALLLWIFRRTAAHYERTKPPVTV
- a CDS encoding winged helix DNA-binding protein; the protein is MDLLSNYFSFAESRDKIHLKYKVSHRECIILRMIASAHYEGHKLTVSDVIQMKSIASPATSHASLKALIEKKLIENRPCAKDARVKKLIPTEKAMKLYKELGMLLIQDKKN
- a CDS encoding tripartite tricarboxylate transporter substrate binding protein; translation: MPSDLSRNRSGLIQRALIGLSILLGSFAVHAQTNSSWPRETIRIVVSFTPGGAPDTLARVLAEDWQKTLGVPILVDNRPGHGGNIGADLVAKSNPDGYTLLIGTVGIHAINGALYEKLPYDPIADFTPISFLASTPNVLIVNKQLGVQSLKELITLAKSKPNELTFGSSGTGTSIHMSGELFKDLAGVQIRHIPYKGRAQSLPDLVSGRISMLFDNLASAQPLIRANEVIALGVTTLKRSPSAPDIPTLAEQGLRGFEAVSWFSLMAPAKLPKEIQARLNQLTVQTLSKPEIRSRLSNGGLDPNPGSPEELSRYIQQEASKWRKIVQQSGARAE
- a CDS encoding CoA transferase, coding for MNSSTESTKRPLPLAGVKVLDVSQVMAGPYSCMLLADMGADVIKIEPPGGGDQTRGAMGFKMKGPDSMGFLNMNRNKRSIAINLKSEAGKSVLFKLVKEADILVENYRPGVMKRLGVGYEVMSKINPALVYVSISGFGQSGPWAERPGFDLMAQAMSGIMSVTGHGDGKPVKAGVPVADIGCALFATYAALSAYIGAKNTGQGQYIDASLFDSALAFSIWDTSEYWGTGQPPVALGTANRMTAPYQAVKAKDGYFVMGATNNKLWQKLCEILQRPDLIQDPQYQTIAGRLGQREQLIHELESSFALKTADEWIDLLLAQGIPAGPILDYPQAFDSEHGKHRQMRIEIDHPLEGKVPNIGFAVKMQGTPQEVRRHPPLLGEHTQEVLMQAGFTDDEIKLLEQQGAFAA
- a CDS encoding enoyl-CoA hydratase/isomerase family protein encodes the protein MNANARVYVEIKGKFAHLFFDQPAARNAMTQEMYEQLRSICLELNQNSQVRAVILRGIGGKSFVSGSDIAQFTAFKDGEDGVRYEKLIDHYLGPLQQLCMPSIAVIDGLAVGGGLAIASLCDFRIATPTAKFGVPIARTLGNTLSPSNIAWLVAHLGVAIVKRMLLLAELIPASELHTQGFVYKIGEQEQLEQMALDLAEQLSALAPVTQKASKQIMARVIHHSLPDCSDLIREVYGSSDFKDGVRSFLAGEPAQWKGK